The Comamonas piscis region AAACGCAGTGAAAGCTTCAGAATTGCTAAATGTTGTTCATTGTCAATTCGTAACGTTTAGCACAAATCATGGAAATTATTGTTACTTGGATGAATGATTGATTGTCATTTAATGTCATTGCATACCCCGAAGTCATAGGTAATTGCTACATTTTCATATTGGCCATTTTGGCCAGATGAAAGAATGTATGAAAAAACAATGCTACCTCTTGGCAGCTCTGATAGCAGCAAGTTTCCATACCCATGCTGCAGAGATCACAGTCGCTCCAAACTCTATGTATTTTTCGGGCTGGAATTTCAGCAGCTTGAATCCCAACTCTAGAGCAGAGCGTATCAACATGACGCCAGGGCAGACCATTTCGGGAGCATTCAACGGATTTCCGCTTAGCTGGACTGTGAACGCTAGCCCAACGCCTGATACCTACGGTGTCTGGACGGATGGATTTAATGCATTTGGCACAAATCTCCCTACTAATATTTCCAGACCTGCTCCCTCGCCTGGACAGGGATTTATCAATCGAGGCGAAGCGCAGTTCGCATCCACTATTCCTTTCCCTACGGGTACTACAATCTTTTTTCAAGATGTTGATAATAATGAGATTGCGAACCTTAGATTTTACAGTTGCAGTGGAGTGCAAGTAGATGCTGGAAGCTTTGATTTCTTAAAAATATCAAGTTTTAACACGCCAGCCTATTCAATTCAGGGAGATTTTCCAAATCAGTCCTGGCAAGTTGCAGCAAATAACTCCAATGATCCGAATACAGTAAACGGTATTACTGTTCGCTCTAACGAAGTCTGCAGTATTACTATTCAAGCAATCAGACCTTTAAATGGTGGAAGTATTAACTACTTCCTTGGTGCACCTCCCAATGTAGTTCCAACTGCTGTACCTACGATCTCGGGAACTACGCAAGTGGGCTGGCGGCAAGCGCCGAAGCAGCCAAGCCGGACACCAAATTGCTCGCCGGGGGCACGACCCTGCTCGACCTGATGAAGCTCAACGTCGAGCGTCCGTCGCGCGTGGTCGACATCACCCGCCTCACGGGCTTGGACCGTATCGAGGTGACGGGCAGCGTCATCCGCATCGGCGCTCTCGCGAAGATGAGCAAGGTGGCGGACCACGGCGCTGTCAAGGATGCGGCGCCGGCGCTGTCGGAAAGCCTCTGGCGCGCCGCCTCTGCGCAGCTGCGCAACATGGCGTCGATTGGCGGCAACCTGATGCAGCGCACCCGCTGCATGTATTTCCGCGATCCGGGCGCCTACCCGAACTGCAACAAACGCAACCCCGGCTCCGGTTGCGCAGCGCTGGACGGCATCAACCGCAATCACGCCATCCTGGGCACCAGCGACGCCTGCATCGCCATCTATCCGGGGGACTTCGCGGTTGCGCTGGTTGCCTTCGATGCCAGGGTAATAGTCAAGGGCGCGATCCGAGGCGAGAACGAGCGCACCATTCCTGTCGACGACTTTTTTCTGCTTCCAGGCCAGACCCCGCATCTCGAAACCCGCCTGGCTCCCGGCGAGATGATCGTGGGCATCGAAGTGCCGCGTTCGGCGACGCTCAAGCGCTCGCACTACCTGAAGGTGAGGGACCGCGCGTCCTACGAGTTCGCTGCCGCCAGTGCGGCCGTGGGTTTGGAGATGGAGCCAGATGGCAAGACCATTCGCGAGGTGCGCATCGCCGTCGGCGGCGTAGCCACCAAGCCCTGGCGGCTGCGCGCCGTCGAGGCGTCGCTCCAAGGCAAGACTCTTGACGAGGCCACGTTGCGCGCCGCCGCTGCGGCCACTGCCGTTGGTGCGAAGGCCAGCGGACACAACGCGTTCAAGATCGATCTCGCACCGAAAGTCGTTGCGCGGGCTTTGATGACTTTGGGAGGTGTGGCATGACACAACACAACGAACTGGAACTGAACCGGCGCGCCATCATGAAACTCGGTGTAGGCACTGCAGCGGTGGCCACCGCAGGGGTCGGTTTGTCGGCACAAACGGATCTGGCCAACGCGCTTGCGCCGGCCAGAGGACCCGCCCTTGGCGCTGCGCTGTCGCGCGCTGAAGGTCCGCTGAAAGTCACGGGGCTGGCACGCTATGCCATTGAGCAGAAGCTTCCGAACATGGCCTATGGCGTCACCGTGCAATCGACGCGGCCCGCAGGGCGCATCGTCCACATCGACACCTCTGCCGCCAAGGCGCTGCCGGGCGTGGTGGATGTCTACACGCCACAGAACCCGTTGAAGCTGAACAAGCCGACCCTCTACAGCAAGGGCGGTGGCGCCACGGAAGAGTTCACGCCGCTGCAGGACGACGTGGTGCGGTTCAACGGCATGCACATCGCGTTGGTGGTGGCGGACACGTTGGAGCAGGCCACGCAAGCGGCAAGTCTTCTCAAGGTCACGTACGAAGACGCCGAACCGATCCTCGACCTGGACGATCCGAAAGCGAAGCCCCAGACCATCGCCGACATGGGCGCAGCATGGGGTGATGCACCGGCTGCGCTCGGCAGTGCCGAAGTCAAGCTCAACGTCACCTACACCACGGCCCGCGAATACAACGTGCCGCTGGAGCCGCACGCCTGCATCGCGTCCTGGGACCACGGGAAGATCACCGTCTGGGAGCCGAGTCAGTGGGTGGGCGGCGCGCGCAGCGTGGTGGCCGAGTGGCTGGGCATCGACATCGAGAACGTGCGCGTGATCTCGCCCTACGTGGGCGGTGGCTTCGGCTCCAAGATCGGCGCGCATCCACACGTCGGCCTGGCCTGTGCGGCGTCGCGCCAGCTCGGTAGGCCTGTCAAGGTGTCACTCACACGCCCGCAGACCTTCACTGGCCTCGGTGGCCGCCCGGTGACCAAACAGAACCTGTCGATCGGCGCCAGGAAAGATGGAAGGATCGTGTCCATCGTGCATGAGAGCTGGAACGAAACGGCCATCGACGAAGTGCATGTCGAGGCCTGCAACAACGTGACCAAGATCATGTACGCGACGCCCAATCTTTCATCTCGGCTGAATGTCGTTCCGGTGCACGCGGTGATGCCCGGCTGGAAGCGCGGCCCCGGCGAGAACCCCAGCGCCTACGCCCTCGAAAGCGCGATGGACGAGCTGGCCTACGCGCTGCAGATGGACCCGATCGCGCTGCGCCTGGCCAACTGGGCCGACAAGGACCCGAGCAACCAGTTCCCCTGGACGACGCGGCAACTGCGCGAAGCCTATGCCGCAGGCGCCAAGGCCATCGGCTGGCACAACCGCAACCCCAAGCCCCGTTCGATGCGCGAAGGCCGCGAGCTGATCGGCTACGGCATGGCTGCCGGCGCGTACCCCATGATCCGCACGGCGAGTGAGGCGAAGATCGTCTTCCATGCCGATGGGCGGATCGAAGTGCTCAGCGCCGGCACCGACATCGGCACAGGCACGTACACGATCCTCGCGCAGACAGCGGCCGAAGTGCTGGGCGTGCCGGTCGCGCATGTCACGGTCCGTCTGGGCGACACCGTGCTTCCGCGATCAGCACTGGCCGGTGGCTCGCAGCAGGCGAACAATCTCGCGAGTGCTGTCGCCAAGGCGGCGAACAACGCCAAAGACGCGTTGCGGTCTTTGGCGGCGACCGATTCCAGGTCACCGTTGGCATCATCAAAGCTGGTAGACCTCATTTTCGAGCGGGGCACCATTCGCCCCAACCGCCGTCCTAGCGGTGGGCTCAGCATCGCGAATCTGCTGAAAACCGTAGGCAAGGAAAAACTGGAAGTTGAAGGAAGCACCTTCGCCGCCGATGCAACCGAGGCCACGAAGAATGCGGCGGACCGCAGCTTCGCCCAGTTGAAGGGCCCGGTGGAGGGTGGTCTGTCGGCCCACAGCTGGTGCGCACAGTTCGTGGAGGTGCGCATCGACGAAGACTTCGGCACGGTCCGCGTCAAGCGGATGGTCGCGGCCTTCGACAGCGGAAGAATCTTCAACCCAAAGCTCGCCGAAAGCCAATGGATCGGCGGGATGGTGATGGGTTTGGGTCAGTCGCTGTTGGAAGAAGGCCAGATCGACCACCGGGACGGCCGCACCGTGAATGCGAACTTCGCGGACTATGCCGTACCCGTGAACGCCGACGTGCCGGAAATTCAGGTGATTTCTGTGGGCATACCCGACCTGCAGGCCAGCGCCCTCGGCGGCAAGGGTGTCGGCGAGATCGGTGTCGTGGGAGTCGCTCCGGCGATTGGCAACGCCGTTTTCCACGCGACCGGTAAACGGATTCGAAGCCTTCCCATTACGTTGGAGAAAATCAGCGTGACGCGCGACCGGAGGCAGTCGTGAGTACACATCGTCCGTACGAGGCAATTGCTGCGCTGGCGGCGATGTTAGCTGTGACAAACTGACCGGCACCATGGAAGATCTCGACACATTGGTCTTAAGAACGGCTTGTGACTGGTATGGCAGCGGTTTGGCCGTAGTGCTGGTTACAGTCGCGCGAACATGGGGATCATCACCCCGTCCCCCAGGCTCGCTGATGGCCATCAACGGCCGAGGCGAGACTGTTGGTTCAGTTTCAGGAGGGTGCATCGAAGACGACCTGATTCACCAGATTCGCGAAGGCGGTGTTCAGGCTGCGTGCGCACCCGATAGGCCAACGGTTCTGCGCTACGGCATTTCTGCCGACCAGGCGCACCGATTTGGGCTTCCGTGTGGCGGCACAGTGGAGCTGGTCCTTGAAAGTGTGGCAGCGCACAGCCGGCTGGGTGAGTTGCTGGCGGCGTGCGAAGAGCGGCGCAGCACCGAGCGTCGTTTGAACCTGCGTACAGGTCAAGCCATCCTGCGTCAAGGGCTACGTGATGGCGTGCCCAGCTTGGACGGCACGCATCTCATCACTTGGCTTGGACCGAAAGCCCGCCTTGTCTTGATTGGGGCCGGAGACTTGGCCCGTTACCTTTGCCAGATGGCTATGAGCTTGGGATTCGACGTGGTTGTGTGTGATCCGCGCGAGGACCACCGGGCGAGCTGGAGCATGTCTGGGGTGCAAGTCACCCACGAGATGCCAGATGACCTTATCGTGCGGCTGAAGCCCGACGCTCGTACGGCCGTGGTGGCGCTCACCCACGACCCCAAGTTGGACGATTTGGCGCTCATTGATGCCTTGCAGTCCGACGCCTTCTATGTCGGCGCCATCGGCTCGCGCCGTAATACTGCGCAGCGTCGAGAGCGGCTGAAAGAACACTTCGATCTGTCAGATGCCAGCCTCGCCCGGCTGCGCGGACCGGCAGGGCTTTACATCGGCAGCAAGACACCCGCAGAGATTGCTCTATCGATCATGGCCGAGGTCGTGGCAGCCAAGAACGGAATCGTGGCCCATGACCTCATGTCGGTGGAACGGGGCAAGTCGCAGACACAGTCCCCGGTTCGTCACAGCGCCGGTCCGTTCGCTTTGGCTGCGGCGTAAGACATATCGAGTCACCCTGTACCCACCGCAAAAGCAAGCCACAAGGGCGCACGAAATGACCCCACAGTTCCTCGCACTGATTCCATCCTTATCCATTGCGACGCGTTGTGCCGATGGCGAGAGCAGTGCAGCACACGGCCACGACAGCATCAAGGTCGGCATCTAAATTTCGTCGTCACACGAATGGAATACCTCGAACCCAGCCAGCTTGGTCTCGCTGCTTGCATTCTTGCTGCTGGCTACGGCAGCAGAATGGGGCACGTTCCCAAGGCAGCCATACGCATCCGCGAACGTTCAGTGCTGGAGTGGCAGGTTTTAGCTCTGCGAGGCGCAGGCGTGCAAGACATATCCGTAGTCGTTGGCCCCTACCAAGAGCAACTGTGCCCGCTCGTCAGCCTCTGCGAGGCTGAACTCGTTCTCAATGAGTCGAAGTCTGCCGAAATCCTCCACTCCCAAATCGCAGCGGTCAAGTCGCATTACCGCGACCGCCATGGCTGCGACATGATGGTGCTACTTGGGGACCTTCCTTTCCTGCAAACCCATCATTTCCTTAGGCTGCGCAAGCTTTGGGAGATGCGCAATGGCGATATCCACGGCCTGGTTCCCATGGCCGACGGAGTTCGTGGTCATCCCTTGGTTCTTTCTTGGTCGGCTGTGCAGACCATCGCCGAATCAGGCCAGACCGATAAGGGCATCCGCAGCTGGCTATCACGGAGTAAGCAGTCAGTGCAGTTCGTGGAAATGAACGATCCGGCTTACGTGCGGGATGTCGACATCCCCCAAGATCTCGCGCAAATTGAAGGGCCTGCCGAGCTCCCGTTAGTATCCTGACAATAAAAGTCGAAACGTGTCAATGCCCCCGACTTGCATCACTGGCTTCACCCGCTTCCCTAGACAAGCTTCATGCAAACCTAAACTGAGATACGAATAGCCCTGCCGCAATGGCAGCGCCCAAAGGTGACTACCCAAACTCTCCGAATGACTTAAGCAGGTCTTCTGGCGACGAGACGCGGAGCGCCCTGGCGTCATCACCACTTTCGATGGCGGCGAAGACACCGCCTCGCAAGTCGCGGCGCAAAACACTGGAAATGCGGTTCCAAAGCTTCGACCTACAGTATGGGTCGTCAAGTATCGCTCGTTCCACTGAACATCTTATGCGGATGTCTTCTGTTGGCCGAGAGCACCCGGTCGTGGCAGGGCCACGACCGGCAGCAATCGCTGCATAAGAGACATTGACTGACGCGAGAGAACCTACGTGGCTGCTTGAAAGGAAAGCGGGAAGTATTTTAACCCTCTACGGCGACATCACCCAACACCATCGGCAGGCCATGCCTTCATCAGTGCCTTTTCGAAACCGCTGCGGACGACACCGAGGCAAAGGCCGCTGAAGCCTTCAATGCCGTACAAGGCTCCAGACCACGCATCAACACATAGCGGTGAGAAATCACTGCTCTTATGCTCTCCTACCCGGTTGCCTGCCCACTTCTGGGTGGCTGATAGCTGCTGCCCGTTTGTCTGCTCTGGCCTGCCCTGCAATGGGTTGTACTCGCCGTGGCCTATCTGTTGCCTGCTCACCGGGTTGGCCTGGCTGCTCGCCCGCGGCTGGGCTCTTTGGCGATCCGTTTCGTCCAGCTCTCCTGTGATGGCCTCGCCTGCCATGGATGTGGCTACTGTTCCTGTGACGGGTAGCCGGTTGCCTGCTGGATAGAACTTCCAGCGCTGTTGGCCTGCATGCGGGGTGTCAGCCCCTGTGAGCCGGCCAGCTGCGTCGTAGGCGAAGCGGCTCATGCCCACCGGCGTCTGGATGCCGACCATCTGGCCCAGGCTGTCGTAGTGGTACTGTCTGGAGGTCAGCTCCCCGAGCATGGTCTGCGGCGCTTTTGCGAGCTGGGCCATGCCTGCACTTTTGGCGGTGCTCCCCTCAGGCAGGCTGTCCAGCATGTCTGGCAGGCCGGTGCCTTGCTGTAATCCACTCCACAGCATGGAGGTCAGATGTCCGGCCTTATCCCAACTGAGTTCACGGCTCATTAGCTTGGGATCGGTTTAGCCCGATGCGGATGCCTCTGCCCCGGTCACTAGTTGTCGTCCCGCTTCACGGTACAGCGCATCGCGCTCGAAGTCTACGAGGTTCTCACCTTGCAAGGTGATGCCATGCGCATGGCCCGAACCATAGAGCAGATAGCCCAGTGCCCTTATGGTGGCTGCAATGTACCGATCGTGGGCGAGGTAGTGCTCAATGGCTGCCTTCTTCTGCTCCCGCGAGAACTTGGGCTTGCGATCTGCATAGCCTGCAGGCAAATCGAGCCGCTGCTGATACTCGCGATACCAGCCCTTCAACGCATTTTCGGTGGGATAGCTCAGCTGCCGGATGGTGGGCCTAACGCGTTTGCCCAGCTTGATCTAGAGCTCAACGGCTCGAATCCGATCTTCGTATGAACACATGAACTACCTCCTGGCAGTCCAAGTTTTCGTCCGCACGCCCTCGCTTGATCGAGGTGGTTCTTGCTCTCGCGATCTTCCCGGTTAACGTTGATCGCCAGCTTCGCGAAATAGCCTGACACGCATATTGCGACGACCGAGATGACCGGGGCGAGGAAGGACATGATATTGACATCAGCCATGGAGCGCTACCGGTCGCAGGTCCACTTTCAGATCGTACTCCATGAGACGAACGTTAGGCACCTGCGTCGCCGCGTACCGGAGTTTCTGCCCGATGTCGGACGCAACGATGATCCCGTAGACCTTCTTCTCGCTGGCCAGGTGCTCTTTCACCCAGCCCATATAGCGCAGGATCTGCCCCAGCGTTGCGTCGGGGCCGCGACCCAGTTTCAGTTCCAGCACATAAAAATCGCCGTTGTTAGTGGCGAGAATGTCGATCGGTCCCACGTCCGTCTGGAACTCAACACCGTCACGGTCGTCAGCACGGTAAAGAGTCAGTGGTGCGGTGTGGTCGGGAAGCTTGGGCAAGTTCCTGGCGAGGTAATCGCGCAGGTGTGCTTCGAGCGCGAACATGCCATACGCGTCGTCTGGCCCTTCGATGGTTTCGACGACCGACAACGAGTTTTCGCCAACACCGTCCGCCCGGCGCACCACCAAATTTCCGTCGGTCGCCTTGGTGATCTCCCAAACGCCATGCTTTTCGGGCTCGTACCAAACGACCTTGCCGCGCCCGGTGTTGAACAGGTAGTCGTAGGGCGTGTCGGAGATCCGGGACTTTTTATTCTCGTTGTAATGAATACGTGACGGGTGATTCACCGCCCCCGAAATGATGCTGCACGTCATCGAACTGTCGTTGACGTCGCCGCCATACATCGAGCGGATCTTCGCCTTGATGGCGGGATAGGTGCATTCACCGCTCATCTGCTGGACCGCTTCCTTGACCATTTGCCAGACTGGTGTCTTGCTCCCGTTGTTCATCGTTTATCGCCCTCGCATTCGTTGGTGGTTTTGTCGGGATCGGCCGGTCCGATCCTGCTGCGACGAGAATTCTTACATAACTAGGCGGCAGACACGCAAGGGCGGAGGCGTCATAGAACGCCGCCAATTCGAATGGCCCGTGTCTGTACCTTCGAATGACAGGGCCAGGCGGACAACGGACTAGTATGCTATTTCTGATGCTGGAAGTACGCGACGCGGCGGAAAATTCACAATTAGGTGAATATCGGCACTTGGCTCGATCCATACACATCGCAGCCAACGCAATTCGTTAGAGAAACGTCGGACGTCACAGATAAGCCAGAAGTGGTCAGCTGTCGCCAAGACGACAACGCAGCAAAGGCCGGTGAAGCCCTGAGAGCTGTACAAACCTCTCAGATAGCACCTATACCAAGAGCAGTGAGAAATCACTGCTCTTATGCTCTTCAGCCTTTCCTAGTTGTTGCTGCAACCAAAAGTGTGGAACCCTTGGTTGTATTCCTTAGTCTGCATCTTCGCAAAGTAGCTCAGCCGGTAGAACACGTGGAGAAATGATTCAGCATCATCTCTGATGACCTGGTAAGTTGGATTTACCGGGATATGTACATAGCCTTGCATGTCGTCGATGTACATGCCAAGAGCCGACGCCCAAGCCCCATGGATCCTTGCGTACATGTTATTGCTCGCCAAGTTGAACTGCCCCATGAATGCATAGGCAGAGTGGTTGAACACCAGCGCGACGTGGTAATGCACACGGCCATTGCTACTCGTCTCCCTGCACCACATGTAGCGCATATCTGCGTCATGAACGCGATGATCTTCATTCCTGCTTCTATTCTGGGCGTGCTTGATCTTGGCACGCATAGATGCGAGGAACTTCGAGATGAGTGTATTGCTGAGCAATACATCAGCGGAGACATGGCCAGGCACATACAAATCAAATCGTATCACGCAGATGCGGCTGTGATGCTCAAATGTGCGATATAGGCAATCGTGGATGCACTTGAGGTAATTGGTAATGACATGCCCATGCCTAGTCTGAACAGGAGATCCATGGAACTTATCTCCATGGAGCAGCTGATGGTTGGTATTCAAAGGATTGCGTTTCATGCGGTGTGTCTTGGTGACTATTGACACACAGTTGAGAGCGGTAAACAGGCTTGCTCTTTTATGGAGAAAAAGTGCAGTAGGGCAGATGAATCTCTTCCTTCTCTATCGAATGAATGCATTGAGTTCCTTAAATGCAAATCGGCAAGTGACGCTGTGATGATCTTCCATCTGAGCTTGAGGCTAAGAGGTGGTATGGACGCATTTCAACCACATGCATCTAGAGGATGCACTAGTGGCCATTGATGGATCTATTCAATGGCTAGTGAACTAGCCTGTACTCAACCATGGAGATATCAACTAAATGCCACAACGTCTCTAAATCTCTTCCATGCCGAGCACCATCTATATACTAATTAATAGAACTTAAACATACACCATAGAGTACAAAATTCAGACCATAAAACAGCAGATTACAGAGGAGAGATTCCCTGTAATCTGCTGTTTTATGTTTGCTATCTCACTCTGAATAAATATCAAACCAGCTGCTGGTCACGGACGTTAATTTTCTCTTGAATCCAAGCCTCGATTTCGCTCTCAAGCCAGCCAACAGATCGCAAGCCCAAGCTGATGGGTTTCGGGAATTCCGAGAGGCTGACGAGTTTGTAGAGGGACGTTTTACCCAATCCTGTCTTGGAAAGCACATCTTTCAACTTCAGAACGCGCATGATGAAACTCCGGTGTATTAAACATCGGATTTCGTTGAAGATGCTTTTTTAAGCGGTTGTAATCCTTCATTCAAGGCGAGTGATTGATAAGCAAGAGATAATTAGAAGAAAACATACTAAATGCATAAAAAAGCGTTAAAGGGCGGAAGAATGCTTCGCTTACACAAGTTGCAAACGGCAGACAACCCAGAAGTTAAAGGTTTGGTACCTGCTAAGCGTGCTCAGCAGGTCATCAGCCTTCGGGAAAGACAAAGGTCGGGATAAGTTGCAAGGCCTCATTTATGCCGCAGAACGATACGAAGTAAACAACAACAACACGAAGCAGTGGGGTTGGAATGAGGCCGTGTTCCGGCAATGGCAGAGAGCTATCAAGTAAGTCTAGGCTCGCTTTTGCTAGGCAAATTACATATCTATAAATTTATAAAAATTGCGTCCTACCATGCATTGACTGAAACCTAGCTATTGCTAGCTCTGGATCGAGCTGTTATCATAGCTAACAACATCAAATTTATATCAAGATATAAAATGCAAATAAATAAATTCAATATTAACTTTAATATGAATCGATTGACGTGTAAAAAATTTCTGATTTCAGAACTGTTCAGTCTCTGATATTTCATTTTGGCATTAATCTGAATATTTTTAATTCGTCAGATTTTGATTTCAAATTGGC contains the following coding sequences:
- a CDS encoding FAD binding domain-containing protein — encoded protein: MAASAEAAKPDTKLLAGGTTLLDLMKLNVERPSRVVDITRLTGLDRIEVTGSVIRIGALAKMSKVADHGAVKDAAPALSESLWRAASAQLRNMASIGGNLMQRTRCMYFRDPGAYPNCNKRNPGSGCAALDGINRNHAILGTSDACIAIYPGDFAVALVAFDARVIVKGAIRGENERTIPVDDFFLLPGQTPHLETRLAPGEMIVGIEVPRSATLKRSHYLKVRDRASYEFAAASAAVGLEMEPDGKTIREVRIAVGGVATKPWRLRAVEASLQGKTLDEATLRAAAAATAVGAKASGHNAFKIDLAPKVVARALMTLGGVA
- a CDS encoding xanthine dehydrogenase family protein molybdopterin-binding subunit; the protein is MTQHNELELNRRAIMKLGVGTAAVATAGVGLSAQTDLANALAPARGPALGAALSRAEGPLKVTGLARYAIEQKLPNMAYGVTVQSTRPAGRIVHIDTSAAKALPGVVDVYTPQNPLKLNKPTLYSKGGGATEEFTPLQDDVVRFNGMHIALVVADTLEQATQAASLLKVTYEDAEPILDLDDPKAKPQTIADMGAAWGDAPAALGSAEVKLNVTYTTAREYNVPLEPHACIASWDHGKITVWEPSQWVGGARSVVAEWLGIDIENVRVISPYVGGGFGSKIGAHPHVGLACAASRQLGRPVKVSLTRPQTFTGLGGRPVTKQNLSIGARKDGRIVSIVHESWNETAIDEVHVEACNNVTKIMYATPNLSSRLNVVPVHAVMPGWKRGPGENPSAYALESAMDELAYALQMDPIALRLANWADKDPSNQFPWTTRQLREAYAAGAKAIGWHNRNPKPRSMREGRELIGYGMAAGAYPMIRTASEAKIVFHADGRIEVLSAGTDIGTGTYTILAQTAAEVLGVPVAHVTVRLGDTVLPRSALAGGSQQANNLASAVAKAANNAKDALRSLAATDSRSPLASSKLVDLIFERGTIRPNRRPSGGLSIANLLKTVGKEKLEVEGSTFAADATEATKNAADRSFAQLKGPVEGGLSAHSWCAQFVEVRIDEDFGTVRVKRMVAAFDSGRIFNPKLAESQWIGGMVMGLGQSLLEEGQIDHRDGRTVNANFADYAVPVNADVPEIQVISVGIPDLQASALGGKGVGEIGVVGVAPAIGNAVFHATGKRIRSLPITLEKISVTRDRRQS
- a CDS encoding XdhC family protein yields the protein MEDLDTLVLRTACDWYGSGLAVVLVTVARTWGSSPRPPGSLMAINGRGETVGSVSGGCIEDDLIHQIREGGVQAACAPDRPTVLRYGISADQAHRFGLPCGGTVELVLESVAAHSRLGELLAACEERRSTERRLNLRTGQAILRQGLRDGVPSLDGTHLITWLGPKARLVLIGAGDLARYLCQMAMSLGFDVVVCDPREDHRASWSMSGVQVTHEMPDDLIVRLKPDARTAVVALTHDPKLDDLALIDALQSDAFYVGAIGSRRNTAQRRERLKEHFDLSDASLARLRGPAGLYIGSKTPAEIALSIMAEVVAAKNGIVAHDLMSVERGKSQTQSPVRHSAGPFALAAA
- a CDS encoding nucleotidyltransferase family protein, which translates into the protein MEYLEPSQLGLAACILAAGYGSRMGHVPKAAIRIRERSVLEWQVLALRGAGVQDISVVVGPYQEQLCPLVSLCEAELVLNESKSAEILHSQIAAVKSHYRDRHGCDMMVLLGDLPFLQTHHFLRLRKLWEMRNGDIHGLVPMADGVRGHPLVLSWSAVQTIAESGQTDKGIRSWLSRSKQSVQFVEMNDPAYVRDVDIPQDLAQIEGPAELPLVS
- a CDS encoding RHS repeat domain-containing protein, encoding MSRELSWDKAGHLTSMLWSGLQQGTGLPDMLDSLPEGSTAKSAGMAQLAKAPQTMLGELTSRQYHYDSLGQMVGIQTPVGMSRFAYDAAGRLTGADTPHAGQQRWKFYPAGNRLPVTGTVATSMAGEAITGELDETDRQRAQPRASSQANPVSRQQIGHGEYNPLQGRPEQTNGQQLSATQKWAGNRVGEHKSSDFSPLCVDAWSGALYGIEGFSGLCLGVVRSGFEKALMKAWPADGVG
- a CDS encoding endonuclease NucS domain-containing protein, translating into MNNGSKTPVWQMVKEAVQQMSGECTYPAIKAKIRSMYGGDVNDSSMTCSIISGAVNHPSRIHYNENKKSRISDTPYDYLFNTGRGKVVWYEPEKHGVWEITKATDGNLVVRRADGVGENSLSVVETIEGPDDAYGMFALEAHLRDYLARNLPKLPDHTAPLTLYRADDRDGVEFQTDVGPIDILATNNGDFYVLELKLGRGPDATLGQILRYMGWVKEHLASEKKVYGIIVASDIGQKLRYAATQVPNVRLMEYDLKVDLRPVALHG
- a CDS encoding inovirus Gp2 family protein, translating into MKRNPLNTNHQLLHGDKFHGSPVQTRHGHVITNYLKCIHDCLYRTFEHHSRICVIRFDLYVPGHVSADVLLSNTLISKFLASMRAKIKHAQNRSRNEDHRVHDADMRYMWCRETSSNGRVHYHVALVFNHSAYAFMGQFNLASNNMYARIHGAWASALGMYIDDMQGYVHIPVNPTYQVIRDDAESFLHVFYRLSYFAKMQTKEYNQGFHTFGCSNN
- a CDS encoding helix-turn-helix transcriptional regulator, translating into MRVLKLKDVLSKTGLGKTSLYKLVSLSEFPKPISLGLRSVGWLESEIEAWIQEKINVRDQQLV